A genomic region of Plasmodium vivax chromosome 1, whole genome shotgun sequence contains the following coding sequences:
- a CDS encoding hypothetical protein, conserved (encoded by transcript PVX_088030A) — translation MGNHRDPIKVKRSSGGGVSNRTKLTKEQRAAHILLKEGINYIENENIGTIKSDEYVRRLLFDQSNEDAWGDDDERHLKVVRVHRSGNERESCQTNGESPWCGGALSNEGDGNRTKGCSTPPHKQNSCNEEVGKTNGIVTSPLLRTHEGVISKRGLIGKRTIGKMKRGKKKTPCGSHRGGKLPLKVQKRGISQMNPEGGESPQQSRKVEDSQRCRRRTHFSPFQKETIATHKKEPLPFGELNNQFVNIHFNRFRSICVEGEDLSSPIGVDSLLGANTRKSFSCAHNVSTPFYGPSCLSCVEMDRQRNFGEDAVGQRCGSEGGESSLGEGQRGGFPSRGHKMEDFPSKENGRKKSLRDSHRGAHHPGRTHPPKDGMCHSVNALLCRSRNKDLFNERNNEIMVNERGGGQQRGGSTSSRGGVARGGPNMDVSFASDLRGVQIALPDVKSRAFQAGTVLSQGNSGGKQQVEQKTMHPQQPQQPPQPPQPPQPQFAKRERPPPDADKAKAQLNELANAEKRREMENAYVKYIYKRDESEEAPAEKRDRFVTFGGGENDSVNMGEVPDRRKSTQRRYKDQLSSVINLRYSHADRTVHGFGETLKFMKYRELLRKYMGTFYNYSSVKCATYIILYALIVKIITQVSKNLTAPSSGGLPTEKSNDVNIIWYSDSNLFLNVHDVDGIIQSVCYASLLVCIFLLLKLGMPSNYLLAGRLTILFLFFFFAQIPIMIYANFMALKKEEGIAKSQAKAFDKRDYFNLHMQRVYDVFYVDTLNLLVYTILMSLVSIYATYHKLIYPHLLKFYLDSFFLCSYTIVKKEVIQFRVPNNVDAYYLNQVNSYLFNSLYKKQGDLSQDDLESNTRSAIGYNVVIKKERCSLFARLFRRNAPDQGGHAKGIAARSGRSGRSARSVPSARSGINVPSARSGRSTRAQSNPNVHIIFYIGELDDQGRPHGFGYWRGINLEGEVLIGYWFHGIPVGPFKCRDFKTGSGFMCIKIGYGRTSCEPKDLDIGKGGLAVGRMGDEEIRRRDEERQQIGSPARIHPPLYAASYRSPPTAGLADTECCVSGAFYRTFPRVVFYNLNLTTPNRRSKKNDQGRHGIMEKRECCEYLHISRASNDILRVDYAKLLQDSEDDRAGEADPVRPDEENKIDDRSEIEGSDSERLRGGRIMGGGVGRRGMRGMRGRKGRSERSEVREKREVREGGERRLSSAPGKEHHRRRPSNRPTMTYDEVPPSIVNDESFLKGELLNYDDICNLSYDLNELTLDSETNSLANRNAETGNPLAEGEQQERPRDQWTRHR, via the exons ATGGGCAACCACAGAGACCCCATCAAAGTGAAAAGGAGCAGCGGTGGAGGGGTCTCCAACAGGACTAAACTCACCAAGGAGCAACGAGCAGCGCACATACTCCTAAAGGAAGGAATAAACTACatcgaaaatgaaaacatagGAACTATAAAAAGTGATGAGTACGTGAGGAGGCTCCTTTTTGACCAGTCGAATGAAGATGCGTGGGGGGACGACGACGAAAGGCACCTCAAAGTGGTGCGAGTCCACCGGAGTGGTAATGAAAGAGAGAGCTGCCAGACAAATGGAGAGTCCCCCTGGTGCGGGGGTGCACTCTCCAACGAGGGGGATGGCAACAGAACGAAGGGGTGTAGTACCCCCCCTCATAAACAGAACAGTTGCAATGAAGAAGTGGGAAAAACGAATGGCATTGTAACCTCTCCACTTCTAAGAACCCACGAAGGAGTAATTTCTAAGCGAGGACTCATCGGCAAGCGAACAATAGGTAAgatgaagagggggaagaagaaaacgccTTGTGGTTCCCATCGTGGGGGGAAGCTTCCACTGAAGgtgcagaaaagggggataTCTCAGATGAATcccgaagggggggagtccCCCCAGCAGAGTAGAAAAGTGGAGGACTCCCAACGGTGTAGGCGAAGAACccatttttctcccttccaAAAGGAGACCATAGCTACCcataaaaaagaacccctcccctttggagAACTGAACAACCAATTTGTAAACATCCACTTCAACCGGTTCAGATCGATCTGTGTGGAGGGCGAAGATTTGAGTAGCCCCATCGGAGTAGACAGCCTCCTTGGTGCCAACACAAGAAAGTCATTCTCCTGTGCTCATAACGTTTCGACGCCCTTTTACGGGCCCAGTTGTCTCTCGTGCGTTGAAATGGACCGGCAGAGAAACTTTGGGGAGGATGCAGTGGGGCAACGCTGCGgcagcgaagggggggaaagctcACTGGGGGAAGGGCAAAGGGGTGGATTCCCATCGAGGGGGCATAAAATGGAGGACTTCCCCAGTAAAGAAAACGGAAGGAAGAAATCTTTGCGGGATTCACACCGAGGAGCCCACCACCCTGGCAGAACTCACCCCCCAAAGGACGGAATGTGCCACAGCGTAAACGCGCTCCTCTGCAGGTCCCGGAATAAAGACCTGTTCAACGAGCGCAACAACGAAATAATGGTGAAcgagagggggggaggccaacAACGAGGAGGGAGCACATCAAGTAGAGGAGGCGTCGCGAGGGGGGGGCCCAACATGGACGTCTCCTTCGCCAGCGACTTGCGGGGCGTCCAAATTGCCCTCCCCGACGTGAAGTCGCGCGCTTTCCAGGCGGGCACGGTGCTGAGCCAGGGGAACTccggggggaagcagcaggTGGAGCAGAAAACGATGCATCCGCAGCAACCGCAGCAACCGCCGCAACCGCCGCAACCGCCGCAACCGCAATTCGCGAAACGGGAGAGACCCCCCCCCGACGCGGACAAGGCGAAGGCCCAGCTGAACGAACTGGCCAACGCGGAAAAGCGCAGAGAAATGGAAAACGCCTACGTGAAGTACATCTACAAGCGAGACGAATCGGAGGAGGCCCCCGCGGAGAAGAGAGACAGATTCGTCACCttcggagggggggaaaacgatTCGGTGAACATGGGAGAGGTGCCAGACAGAAGGAAAAGCACACAAAGGAGGTACAAAGACCAACTGAGCAGTGTAATAAATCTACGATACTCACACGCCGATAGGACTGTCCACGGATTTGGAGAgacattaaaatttatgaagTATAGGGAGCTGCTGAGGAAGTACATGGGGACCTTCTATAACTACAGCTCCGTCAAGTGCGCCACATACATCATCCTCTACGCcctaattgtaaaaataataactcAAGTGTCCAAAAATTTGACCGCACCATCTAGTGGTGGTCTCCCTACTGAGAAATCAAATGATGTTAACATCATATGGTATAGCGATTCTAATTTGTTTCTAAACGTTCATGACGTTGATGGGATCATTCAGTCCGTCTGCTATGCGTCTCTCCTGGTGTgtatcttcctcctcctaAAATTGGGGATGCCATCGAACTACTTGCTGGCGGGGAGACTgaccattttatttttgttctttttctttgcccAAATCCCCATTATGATTTACGCCAATTTTATGGCCctgaaaaaggaggaaggaaTTGCCAAGTCTCAAGCGAAGGCCTTCGATAAGAGGGACTACTTCAATTTGCACATGCAGAGGGTTTACGACGTGTTTTACGTTGACACGCTGAACTTACTCGTTTACACAATTCTGATGAGCCTCGTTTCGATCTACGCCACTTACCATAAATTGATTTATCCCCACCTTTTGAAATTCTACCTAGACAGTTTTTTCCTCTGCTCCTACACCATCGTCAAGAAGGAAGTCATTCAGTTTCGGGTGCCCAACAACGTCGACGCGTATTACCTGAATCAGGTGAACAGCTACTTGTTTAACTCTCTTTATAAGAAACAGGGGGACCTCTCTCAGGATGACTTGGAGAGCAACACGCGCAGCGCCATTGGCTACAACGTGGTCATCAAGAAGGAGCGCTGCTCCCTCTTCGCGCGCCTGTTCAGGAGGAACGCGCCCGACCAAGGGGGGCACGCCAAGGGGATTGCTGCacgaagtggaagaagtggaagaagtgcTCGAAGTGTGCCAAGCGCTCGAAGTGGAATAAATGTGCCAAGCGCTCGAAGTGGGAGGAGCACACGCGCGCAGAGCAACCCGAACGTCCACATCATCTTCTACATCGGGGAGCTGGACGACCAGGGCAGGCCGCACGGGTTCGGCTACTGGCGGGGGATCAACTTGGAGGGCGAGGTGCTCATCGGCTACTGGTTCCACGGCATCCCCGTGGGCCCCTTCAAGTGCCGGGACTTCAAGACGGGCTCGGGCTTCATGTGCATAAAGATCGGCTACGGCCGCACCAGCTGCGAGCCGAAGGACTTGGACATAGGTAAgggggggttagcggtggGCCGAATGGGAGATGAGGAGATTAGACGACGCGATGAGGAGAGACAACAAATCGGGTCGCCTGCGCGCATTCACCCGCCGCTTTACGCCGCTTCTTACCGCTCCCCACCAACTGCAGGCCTGGCCGACACCGAGTGCTGCGTGAGCGGAGCCTTCTACAGGACCTTCCCCCGGGTGGTGTTCTATAACCTGAATTTAACAACCCCCAAccgaagaagcaaaaaaaatgaccaagGGAGGCACGGCATAATGGAAAAGAGGGAGTGCTGCGAGTACCTGCACATCAGCAGAGCCAGCAACGACATCCTGCGAGTTGACTACGCGAAGCTTCTGCAAGACAGCGAGGATGATCGGGCGGGGGAGGCCGACCCCGTCAGGCCAGATGAAGagaacaaaattgacgaCCGTAGTGAGATCGAGGGGAGCGACTCTGAGAGACTCAGGGGGGGCCGCATAATGGGGGGAGGAGTAGGAAGGAGAGGAATGCGAGGAatgagaggaagaaaaggaagaagtgaaagaaGCGAAGTGCGCGAAAAACGCGAAGTACGCGAAGGAGGCGAAAGAAGACTTAGCAGTGCCCCCGGCAAGGAGCACCATCGAAGGAGACCCAGCAACAGGCCCACCATGACGTACGATGAGGTCCCCCCCTCCATCGTCAACGACGAATCTTTCCTAAAAGGGGAGCTACTTAACTATGATGACATTTGCAACCTCAGTTACGACCTTAATGAGCTAACTTTGGATAGTGAAACGAATTCCCTGGCGAATAGGAACGCGGAGACAGGCAATCCACTGgcggagggggagcagcaggaaAGGCCGCGGGACCAGTGGACG CGCCACCGATGA